The window CCGTTTtgacttttacagtttttgacaCGACTACAGACGCTGCATTCATGTCATGTATTGTGTCCCAGTGCCAGTACAGCTGAGGAAGCaacaaaatgacattaaaaggTTTCTTCCTAGTTACTGAGCAAAGAAAACTCAACCTACATTGTTGAGTTATCTAGTCTCACACTATGAGGCCTATATTATGTGTGGACTTCTGCTGTGTCAGCCTTCATGTGATTAATTAAGGTGTTCTTTggcatacagaaaaaaatggttgtTGCCTGCATTTCTTTAAACATACCCTAAGATTcctgtttctgcaaaaaataatacaaCTCTTGCAGGTTGCATGTTTTAAAACCCAGTTTGCAAAGCAGCTCAAAACACTACTATTTTGGACTCACTCCTCCCTCATCTCCCATGTGCTCCATAAACATGTACTATATTATcttgttaaaaataatttaaaaaaaaaaaagtatatgcaactactcatgtaATATATACACTTGTCCAAAATGTAAATCTCAGTGCTTCACTGACACAAACACTTGCTACTTGTTCCAGTATGTTAAATTTATGCATAATGAATGATTTGTGCACACAGATGTGGCTTCAGTGAAGGACTTTGAGCATAACCACCTCAGCAGCACTTTTTCATCTATGGTGCAGGAGGGACCTGTGAACTGCGAGCGCTACCTGACGTGGGCCAATGCCTTCCTCGTGGTCTACAGCATCGATGACCGGCGCAGCTTCGAGGGCTGCCAACAGTACCTGGAAGTTGTGACTGCGCACACTAAATCTCTTCAGCTGGAGACTCCCATCATTGTGCTGGGAAACAAGGTCGACATGGAGCGATACAGGTCTGCCTGGAGCCTATGACACCTAGAAACACTAAATCACTGACCTTCATACATACTGCACAAATAGGATTTACAATGACATACATAGCATACGGACATAGCGCACATATTTTAATAAGGCAGGACTGGCAAAGAATTTGATGAATGTAAGAACGCTAATAAAAGATGTAGAAAGATCTGGACTTCTCCTATGGGTTATTTGAACTAGTTTATGCCTTTTAAGGGTTCTAGAATGCACAGTTCTTGATGCAGCATAGCACACCTGTTTGACCTTGTTTTATGAGCATTTGCAGACCTTTGGAACCCTCATAAATCAGCATTAACAGATAAACTGATTTGTATATCATCTCTGGGCAAGATAAATATTTCACGTGCACAGCTGGAATTTCTTTAAACAAACCTTAAGCTTTTTGTTGGCAAAGAATTTAATTCTTGCATGTCGCATATTTTAAGATGCAGTTTGCAGTTTTATAAAGTGGTTCTGTTCTGACGACGTGCCTGAATGCAACGCTATATAATGGGGCTTTGTTTTTTCActattttcacacattattcatgttaaaataagaCTAATTctagaataataatatacagtacagtattttcatactgctgttattttcattttaaaatcagttttatttctaaatcTCTTTCCTGCACCACCAAAACAGTTACtttaaacaaacactgaaaacagttGCTAGTCATTGCAAAAAAAGTAACATAAATAGAATCACAAAGTGTtctgcaattaaaaatgtttttgtagatAAAACAGTCTCTGAAATACACTTTgagtcaataaaaaatatggtgCGTTGCAGCAGCATGACAAGCCATTGTACTGCAGATTTAGCGGTTGTCATTAGATGCTTTGACCAAATGTCGTTTACTCGAAAATAAAGATGATAGAATGTTGTCGGTCGAGAAGGATCTTTACTTGAGCTAAGAAATTTGATCTACCCAAGTTTCAACATAAATGGCCAATGATGCAACTCCACATGGGTGCTATTGTAGCAAACAGGTCTATCGCTGACTCCATGTGGGTGCTGCCGCAGTTAATGGGCCAATAAATAAGGGCATGTGGGTGTCaagattgtttgtttattttaagcatagatgtgtgtgtgtgtgtgtgtgtgtgtgtgtgtgtgtgtgatttgtgtagCTTGCAGAGAAGCTTTCAGCAGTTTAAAAAGGAACATTTCTTCCTTGTTTCTTCCCGAACAGGCAGGTTAGCAAGTCCGATGGGGTTACGCTGGCGTCCCGCTATGGCGGCTTATTCTTCGAAGTGTCTGCCTGCCGGGATTTTGTGTCAGTGCAGCAGGTATTCCACGAGGCTGTGCGGGAGGTGCGGAGGGTGGCAGAGAGGAGTCTGGCAGCACATACCCTCTTCATCAGTGAAGACAGACCCCCAGCCAGTCTGGCTACTGGCCTCAGAGAGCTGCCCTCACCTACCACCGCCAAAGTAGTCTCAGTCAAGTCCTCACGGGCACAGAGCAAGCGCCGGGCACCGACCCTGACCTTATTGAAGGGCTTCAGAATCTTCTGACCCAAGGACCCACCATGGGTTCAGGGCTGTAATATTAGCCCATGCATTCATTGAGCAATGGACTGTCTGTGAGGAACTGGGCAAGAGGATCTCGGGATATAGACACCAAAATAGAGCATGATCTGTGCACTTCGGAATATTACAGTGAATGAAATATCCTGGATTTATAGCTGCTTTGGAAATAGATTGTACAGCATTTATTAGAGTAATCCTTGAACTGGCCAATACAATGAGCAGCATGTCAATGCATGTAGTATATATCTCAAAAGGAACACTTGTGTCCTCCTGAATCAAAAGGGATCTGCATTGCAGACCGTGCTGTGCGACAGCTTTCACATTGCATATGCTGAAGGTTGTCACTATTTGGTCAGCAACTACAGTAGTGGACATTTGTGCTCTGAAGGCCAGCAGGACCTTGTGAGCTATGTAATGCTGACTCATTGCAGTCAGGCCTCTGAATTAGTTTATGCAGACAAAAACTGCTTCTAAAGATGATTAGCAACACAGTAGGTGTTGTGCACATCCCCTGCAGTTTGAAGATGCTTCCGCTGCGTGACCCTTATGGCCTGGGCTCGAACATTCTGGGGGATTTTACCCTGAGCGTGCCTTTTACCTGGCAGTCCTCATCCTGTTTCTTTGCGAAGACTGACGACCTGTAC of the Scleropages formosus chromosome 7, fSclFor1.1, whole genome shotgun sequence genome contains:
- the LOC108942022 gene encoding ras-like protein family member 12; the protein is MSSTFGKPRTWAAVSDRGPTECNVVLLGVRGSGKSALTVKFLTKRFISEYDPTMEDTYSSEETVDQQPVLLKVMDTADQEGPVNCERYLTWANAFLVVYSIDDRRSFEGCQQYLEVVTAHTKSLQLETPIIVLGNKVDMERYRQVSKSDGVTLASRYGGLFFEVSACRDFVSVQQVFHEAVREVRRVAERSLAAHTLFISEDRPPASLATGLRELPSPTTAKVVSVKSSRAQSKRRAPTLTLLKGFRIF